In one window of Juglans regia cultivar Chandler chromosome 3, Walnut 2.0, whole genome shotgun sequence DNA:
- the LOC109004194 gene encoding neutral ceramidase 2-like encodes MLGFLYGGLTHWPSATISFLIFLSFLQYDIGVALSASNYLIGLGSYDITGPAADVNMMGYADLDQIASGLHFRLRARTFIVVDPKGNRLAFVNLDACMASQIVTIKVLERLKVRYGDLYTEQNVAISGIHTHAGPGGYLQYVVYIVTSLGFVRQSFDVIVDGIEKSIVQAHERLQPGSIFVNKGELLDAGVNRSPSAYLNNPAAERAQYKYDVDKEMTLLKFVNDKWGPVGSFNWFATHGTSMSRTNSLISGDNKGAAARFMEDWFEQKSSQEDFDALYFKKFRTEKIPRRVSTIVPNHNKNRNELMSLATYFPFSQGRPATRFLSLASRVRNAFMQTDRPQFVSAFCQSNCGDVSPNVLGAYCIDTGLSCDFDHSTCNGKNELCYGRGPGYPDEFESTRIIGERQFKKAIGLFDKATEPLTGKVDYRHAFLNFSNLEVSLPKVGGGHEVSKTCPAALGFSFAAGTTDGPGAFDFKQGDEKGNAFWRLVRDLIKTPSQEQIKCQYPKPILLDTGEMKEPYDWAPSILPIQILRIGQLVILSVPGEFTTMAGRRLRDAVKKVLTSGGNGEFNSNVHIVIAGLTNTYSQYVTTFEEYKVQRYEGASTLYGPHTLDAYIQEFKKLAAALISGRTVEPGPQPPDLLDKQISLLPPVVIDSTPPGINFGDVETDVPPNSTFRRGEMVTVTFWSACPRNDLMTEGTFALVEILQNRKTWTPAYDDDDFCLRFKWSRPAKLSPQSHATIEWRIPSSAASGVYRISHFGASKSLFWSIRHFTGSSSAFVVV; translated from the exons ATGCTTGGTTTTCTCTATGGTGGCCTTACGCATTGGCCATCTGCAACAATCTCGTTCCTGATTTTCTTATCATTCTTACAATATGATATTGGAGTGGCTTTATCAGCTTCCAATTACTTGATCGGTCTTGGAAGCTATGACATAACAGGGCCTGCTGCAGATGTTAATATGATGGGTTATGCAGATTTGGATCAAATTGCATCTGGACTTCACTTCCGGTTGCGAGCTCGAACTTTTATTGTGGTAGATCCTAAGGGGAACCGTTTAGCATTTGTAAATCTTGATGCTTGCATGGCCTCACAAATTGTTACAATTAAAGTGCTCGAGAGACTTAAAGTAAG GTATGGGGACCTTTATACAGAGCAGAATGTTGCCATCAGTGGTATCCACACTCATGCTGGTCCTGGAGGCTATCTTCAATATGTTGTATATATTGTAACATCTCTTGGATTTGTACGCCAGTCATTTGATGTGATTGTTGACGGCATCGAGAAAAGCATTGTACAAGCTCATGAAAGGCTTCAACCAGGgtcaatttttgtaaataaag GAGAGCTTTTAGATGCAGGGGTGAATCGTAGTCCTAGTGCTTATCTCAATAATCCTGCGGCAGAGCGGGCCCAATATAAGTATGATGTTGACAAAGAAATGACCCTCTTAAAGTTTGTAAATGATAAATGGGGACCAGTAGGTAGCTTCAACTGGTTTGCTACTCATGGAACTTCAATGAGCCGCACAAACTCATTAATAAGTGGTGACAACAAAGGAGCTGCAGCACGGTTTATGGAAGACTGGTTTGAACAGAAGAGTTCTCAGGAAGATTTTGATGCTCTCTACTTCAAGAAGTTTAGAACTGAAAAGATCCCTCGTAGAGTCTCAACCATAGTTCCTAACCACAACAAAAACC GAAATGAGTTGATGAGTCTTGCCACCTACTTTCCGTTTTCTCAAGGACGGCCGGCAACAAGGTTTCTGAGTCTTGCAAGTCGGGTTAGGAATGCTTTCATGCAAACTGACCGGCCTCAATTCGTATCTGCATTCTGTCAATCAAATTGTGGTGATGTAAGCCCAAATGTTCTTGGTGCATACTGCATAGACACCGGGTTGAGTTGTGATTTTGATCACAGTACCTGTAATGGTAAAAATGAATTATGCTATGGTCGGGGACCGGG TTACCCTGATGAGTTTGAGAGTACTCGTATAATTGGAGAAAGGCAATTCAAAAAAGCTATTGGATTGTTTGATAAAGCAACTGAGCCGCTGACAGGGAAAGTTGACTACAGGCATGCATTTCTCAATTTCTCCAATCTTGAAGTCTCACTTCCTAAAGTTGGTGGGGGTCATGAGGTGTCGAAAACATGCCCAGCTGCCTTGGGCTTTTCTTTTGCTGCAGGGACCACTGATGGTCCTGGAGCATTTGATTTCAAGCAGGGAGATGAGAAG GGGAATGCCTTCTGGAGGTTGGTGAGGGACTTGATAAAAACACCGAGTCAGGAACAGATCAAATGTCAGTATCCGAAGCCTATTCTACTTGATACTGGGGAAATGAAGGAACCCTATGACTGGGCA CCCTCAATACTTCCAATTCAAATTTTGCGGATAGGGCAACTAGTGATTCTTAGTGTTCCTGGAG AATTTACAACCATGGCCGGCAGACGCCTTCGTGATGCTGTCAAGAAAGTGCTTACTTCTGGAGGTAATGGAGAATTTAACAGCAATGTCCATATAGTCATTGCAGGGCTGACCAATACATATTCACAGTACGTGACAACCTTTGAGGAGTACAAGGTGCAAAGATATGAG GGAGCCTCCACACTGTATGGTCCACACACACTTGATGCTTACATCCAAGAGTTCAAAAAATTAGCGGCTGCTCTCATCAGTGGCCGAACTGTTGAACCCGGCCCGCAGCCCCCAGATCTCCTTGACAAGCAAATTAGCTTACTTCCACCAGTTGTAATAGACTCTACTCCTCCCGGCATAAACTTTGGAGATGTCGAAACTGATGTTCCTCCAAATTCCACCTTCAGAAGGGGTGAAATGGTTACAGTCACCTTCTGGTCCGCTTGCCCAAGAAATGACCTTATGACTGAGGGCACATTTGCATTGGTTGAGATCCTTCAGAACCGAAAGACATGGACCCCAgcttatgatgatgatgatttctgTCTGCGTTTTAAGTGGTCAAGGCCTGCAAAACTTAGTCCTCAGAGCCATGCAACCATAGAATGGAGAATTCCTTCATCTGCGGCTTCAGGTGTATATCGGATAAGCCATTTTGGTGCTTCAAAATCACTTTTTTGGTCAATCCGCCATTTCACAGGTTCATCTAGCGCCTTTGTAGTGGTATAG
- the LOC109004201 gene encoding mitochondrial uncoupling protein 1-like, with protein MVADNKSKSGISFAGTFASSAFAACSAEICTIPLDTAKVRLQLQKKAVAGDVMALPKYKGMLGTVGTIAREEGLSALWKGIVPGLHRQCLFGGLRIGLYEPVKNLYVGNDFVGDVPLSKKILAGLTTGALAITIANPTDLVKVRLQAEGKLPPGVPRRYSGALNAYSTIVRKEGFGALWTGLGPNVARNAIINAAELASYDQVKQTILKIPGFTDNVVTHLFAGLGAGFFAVCIGSPVDVVKSRMMGDSAYKSTLDCFLKTLKNDGPLAFYKGFIPNFGRLGSWNVIMFLTLEQAKKFVKSIESS; from the exons ATGGTGGCAGATAACAAGTCGAAATCCGGTATCTCTTTTGCCGGAACTTTCGCCAGCAGTGCTTTCGCCGCTTGTTCCGCTGAG ATATGTACCATTCCTTTGGACACCGCTAAAGTTAGGCTTCAGCTCCAAAAGAAAGCTGTTGCAGGTGATGTAATGGCCTTACCAAAATACAAGGGCATGCTTGGCACTGTTGGTACCATCGCAAGGGAAGAAGGTCTATCGGCACTGTGGAAAGGCATTGTGCCGGGATTACATCGTCAATGCCTGTTTGGAGGTTTAAGAATTGGATTGTATGAACCT GTTAAAAATTTGTATGTGGGCAATGACTTTGTTGGAGATGTTCCTTTATCCAAGAAAATACTTGCTGGACTTACAACTG GTGCCCTAGCAATCACAATTGCAAATCCAACTGATCTTGTGAAAGTTAGACTTCAGGCTGAAGGAAAATTACCACCTGGTGTGCCAAGGCGCTATAGTGGAGCTCTGAATGCTTATTCGACAATTGTGCGAAAG GAAGGATTTGGTGCTCTTTGGACTGGACTAGGGCCCAATGTAGCAAGAAACGCAATTATAAATGCTGCTGAACTAGCTAGCTACGATCAAGTGAAGCAA acaattttgaaaattccaGGGTTCACAGATAATGTTGTCACTCATCTCTTTGCTGGTCTCGGGGCAGGGTTTTTTGCTGTTTGTATTGGCTCCCCTGTTGATGTG GTTAAGTCAAGAATGATGGGAGATTCTGCTTACAAAAGCACGCTTGATTGTTTCCTCAAAACTTTGAAGAATGAT GGACCTTTGGCTTTTTACAAGGGTTTTATCCCAAATTTTGGACGGCTTGGATCATGGAATGTCATCATGTTTCTCACATTAGAACAG GCTAAGAAGTTTGTCAAAAGTATAGAATCATCTTGA